The DNA region taaataaaggttcttggatcttttcactcatctctcgctctgttgattgtgtgatactggagaaggaacccgtgacagggCGTGATTCAaaagatcctctggggcgtgttttTATGTGctttgcataattaccctgtgaggcACGCCATCTTCTTAAAAACGCTACAaatcagcactaaataaaaaggcccctaTGTCTGGAACTGTATGGCTGATTTGAAAAACTCCTTAAAAACTGGAAATTAACTCTTTCCTAAAAAAATAGATGATCTTATTTATAGGGATTGTCCACTATCTGGATAACCCCTTTTTAAATGAAGTAGTCCACGctgtaaaataagaaaaataacatATACTCACCTACCAGCAATGTTGGCACCATCATTTTCATGGCATTGTTAAGGGATGTGAGCCCTGCAGAAGTGAGAGTTCGCAGCAGTCCAATAGTGGACGCTTTAGAATGCAGGGCTCACGTGGTCCTTGGATGAATGTTGGACAAGTAGCAGTGATTGAGCGCAGCACCCCGATAATGGCCGCTGATTGGCTTCTGGGCTCACGTGGCATAATGTCGCTGGAatgaatatacagggtgggccatttatatggatacacttaaataaaatgggaatggttggtgatattaacttcctgtttctggcacatttgtatatgggagggggaaaacttttcaagataggtggtgaccatggcggccattttgaagtcggccattttggatgcaactttataaacAGCCCACCCTGTGTATATGGTTTTGGTTTGTTTTATATTTTCATGCGAGACTATTTAATTTAAAAGGGGTATTAGATAAGTCCTTTAAAGGAGTCTGTCTTGTAGAAGTCCTCACCCCTACCCTGATCAACTGATATGAATGGCTCTTGTTAACAAGGCGGATGCACCTTGGATGGTGGCTGTCCCTGGTACTGAAGATGTTCCATGCATCTGAAAGAGATCTGCAGTGAGCCGGACACGGTCACAAGAAAATGTACGGTGCCGCGGCTTCCACCTCCTGCATCCGCTATCCTTAGTGCTTCCTTGCCCATGCCAACGCAACTAGTAATGTACGGATTTGGGGGCATAATTACCTCTCCGATGCTGCTTTCTCCTCTGGGCGATGTTAATACATTTGTTGCAGACCCACATGAGGCAGACTAACACGGCCGATCCGGCAGCTAGAAAGGCAATGAACACAGCCACGAAGTAGAACTCTTCATAGCGGATTTCTGAAACGAGAAACAGTCATGAAGAAAACGGCGGaagcttaaaaaaagaaaaaatgagctAAGAAAACGCCAAGAGAGGAGGAGAGAATTTCTACCATGAACATTGAGGATAATTGTGCTCTGCTTGGTACTTCCAAAGTCATCACTCACTGTGATCATATAGAAACCAGTGTCTCTCACTTCCACATTCTGAAGTTGTATGGAGCCGTTGTCAAACCTGTGAACCCGACCGGCATAGCTGGCGGAAACATTAACGTAAGAGTTCACCTTCCACTCAATGATACACTGCGCCTTCCAGCTCGACATGTATTGCCATTGTATCCACGGGGTTCCGTTAGTTGCGTATTCAACAGAAAGGAGGACATTTTGGGTCACTGTCGCGTTTATGATGGGCTCCGGTACCAGCAGGACGATTCCTTTACCTACAAAAAGATTAGAAAAATTTCCATGAGGTGACATTAGATTATGGTTCATACCTTAATTAGGATAAAGAATCTCCCCGTGATCTCCATTCCGCTAATGATCTATGACTGAGCCGCCCTGTCCCGTCTCAGAGACTtttcttgtgctgcaccagttcCCTGGATACACTACCTAAGGCAATCTGATTAATTCCCAGTTTTCACAGTTTTAAGTGTGACCTAAAGACATTTCTTTTTAGACAGGCCTATCGATTTACTTATGTATTttacttacttatatagcgccattaatttccacAGGCAATTAaagacatcatcgctgtccccattggggctctccTTTCAGTatgggagtgtgggaggaaacagaaAAGCCGTAGGAAACCCATGTAAATTTACTCCACATTACATCCTATAGAACGAGATTCACAGGTCTCTTGTCCAGCTACGCTGGACTACCGACCTGGCTGCTGGATCAGCGTCTTGCAAATTGTTTTTGCTCAACTGTATATGATCTGTCTAAAGGATACTTAATACATGTATAATTGTATTGGAACGGCCACTGGTCATTCAAATGTGGATATGGCAGCGGTGGACATATAGCTGATGCCGCTGCACCGGAGCCCGGAGGTTAACAAGGGCACATGCAGGGCGGTTAATAAAGAGGACAATCGGCCAGTGACTAAGAGCCCGAAGCTGCGAGGGGCCCAtggtcagattgccctcatcaAAGGCAGCATGTCTTTagtagaaaatggcagcggagatgCAGGAATCCATCCTGAGCTTAGATGACGTCAGCAAGCAGCACGTGCCTGTGTAATTTTGAATTTTCCCGATGAAGGAGAAAGAAGCGATACCGCTGGGGAACGTACAGCGATTCGAGTTCTCCAACCTCCAATTCATTATAAAACCCTGATAACGTTTTTTCCCACCCCCCAATTcattaggattagtgatgagcgaatatactcgttgctcgggttttcccgatcacgctcaggtgttctccgagtatttgttagtgttcggagatttagttttcatcaccgtagctgaatgatttacagctgctagccagcttgattacatgtggggattccctagcaaccaggcgacccccacatgtactcaggctggctagtagctgtaaatcattcagctgccgtgatgaaaactaaatctccgagcactaaaaaatactcggaaaccacccgagcgtgctcgggaaaacccaagcaacgagtacccaCACAGATTgtcacattactgagatagaagatgctTATCAGATTCTATGTAGAGGGGGGCAGGAGGGAGCCTGCAGCTCCTCCTTCCTTCCttttccatagaattttaaaatcaccaactgccatctcctatctccataatgggaaaatctgtgttcactgaaggaATTTAGAATTTTGGAAAGTACAGATTAGTCCaagaggagaaaaaaagcagatttctctgataagatattttcatgtgtactattgtgtactattgatttatgacttaaaaataaaaatgacGTTCACACCCATACAATTCTCATCAAATCGGAATTTTAAAAATAACACATTTTGAAAGACATTTTAACTCTGATTTACAAAGTGAGTACAttggcctcatcaggtctaagtgaTTTATTTACTAAtgaatgcagtttgtattgtgaaatctagtgTTTTTACCCTGAAAACATGACCAAAGAACAGAATTTCATAAAATGACCAGTATATGGTTATGTTATCTAAAGGTTAATGGCTGATCTATAGATAATGGGGTTATTGAACACATCTCAGTTTAGCAGAGGTTGTCGCCGTACGACCCTGTGTGATGTGTTTCTATGTATACTCTGCAGACACTCAGGGTAATGCTCTGCACTTTGATCATGAAGCCATAAACCACGTTCACTAATAATGTTCTATAGATTTTATGCAATATCTATACTATAGATAACAATGCTAGGTACGCCTCTCCCCTCTGTGGGAATTATGACCCCTGTGAGGTGCAGCTATAGATTCTCACATGTTTTACcataaaacagcaattctgccgCATTTAGTCTTTGATCTCTACATTGTGACGTCCCTTtactattcctcctggaaatgaatAACTATATTGACCCCTGCGTTTTACCATTCTCACAGGCAATGGGAGTGGCCCTATAGCCTGCTAATATTCCCCGCCTGCACAGACTGCGTCGTATACAATCTGACTATGTAGATAAAGGGAATACGGTAATAACACTTTCTCACATCGGCCGGTAGATTTGATTCAATCCAAATAAAATTTGTCCCGAATCGAATTTGTCCCAAAAACCCTctccagaccccaaagcataatgaACAGGTCTGTGAAgggcttaaaaaatatatatatatatttttttttttgttaatgtttgtttgtttgtttgtttgaaaaATTTTAAAACTCAATAAAAAGTAtagaaaacataaaataataaaatattatagTGACCAGTCCTAGACATGGCTGTCACCTTTCCTGCCACTGTCGCTCTCTGCCCGGTTCCCCTCTCGATTCACCATGATGTGCATCGCGCTCCATGTTGGGGGCCAGGAATATCACAGATGTGCACAACTGGGCCCCCCATGGATCCAGTGATCTGGGCCCTGGGAACCCAGTGATGGAGTTCTGCAGCTCCGAGTTAcagtcattgtctatgggactgacaaGTACAGCGGGATATTTCACTGAATGGTGCGGAGACCAAGAATGCTCCATTTAGGACAGAGCCCCGTTATTGGGGTTCCAGAGCTTCAAACTCAGACTCTATGGGGGTCCCAGTGTTGAAACCCCCAGCAATCAGCAATTTATCTCTTATCCTATGGATAGGgttaactttttttttcccaagaatcatagaatattagactTGGACGGGACCTCTGAGGTCAtgtgtccaacccctgctcaatgcaggattcactaaaccatctcggacagatgtctgtccagcctctgtttgaagacttccattgaataaCCCTTTAAAACAAGGGTGGACAATTAATTTTCACGAGGGGCCACattagagaccgtgactgttgtggagggtcgaaccaataggctgaaattaattctgctcaatattaatattaacatattacaattattattttatattaatattaattgtatcacttaagtaTGATGACACCCCCCTACATACCATctaagcccacacacagccccctatatacagtatgagctctcgtttagccccctatatacaatatgagccttcAGAATGCCCCTCTATACAGTATACCATGAGTCCACACACTACacctatacacatatacagtatatatatatacagtatgagccaccacacagtcctctttatacagtgtgagcccccacatagtcttcctatatacagtgtaagccctCACATAGACTCCATATATAGTATGAGGCCCccaatatgcagtatgagcccacgCACAGCCCCCTATGCACAATATGAGCACACACagtcctcttatatacagtatgagccctcacatagttcctctttatacagtataagccctcacatagcctccatgtACAGTGTGAGCCCACCTATGTACAGTATAAGCCTTCACATAGTTtcaacatacagtatgagccctcacatagtccaccttacagtatgagctctcacatagtCCACcttacagtatgagctctcacataccgtagcttcctatatacagtatgagccctcacatagcttcctatatacagtatgagccctcacatagcttcctatatactgtataagccctcacatagcttcctatacacagtatgagccctcacatagct from Ranitomeya variabilis isolate aRanVar5 chromosome 3, aRanVar5.hap1, whole genome shotgun sequence includes:
- the VSTM5 gene encoding V-set and transmembrane domain-containing protein 5, with protein sequence MKNHAGWSPLSASGVFFTLCLIHQIPQSKGIVLLVPEPIINATVTQNVLLSVEYATNGTPWIQWQYMSSWKAQCIIEWKVNSYVNVSASYAGRVHRFDNGSIQLQNVEVRDTGFYMITVSDDFGSTKQSTIILNVHEIRYEEFYFVAVFIAFLAAGSAVLVCLMWVCNKCINIAQRRKQHRRAEQIELRIISD